The following proteins are co-located in the Pseudobacteriovorax antillogorgiicola genome:
- a CDS encoding PfaD family polyunsaturated fatty acid/polyketide biosynthesis protein produces MTCFVDSQYQPLLDFGGPSSSLSPGFHREACSVIWDHNTNMIGILPVSEPKLGDGSSRLEKVASLPPSFPEWLGDRSFQQVHGTRFAYVGGAMARGIASADLVIKLAKIGMMGFFGAAGLSLSVVEQEITKIKDSLEPQGLPFGANLIHTPEHPQLETQVVELYLKHGVKKVSASAFMKMTPSIVYYALKGLRKNGDQVERGNRVFAKVSRTEVARQFLSPAPQAIIDDLKRQGLITEEEAALGRMVPVAEDIIVESDSGGHTDNRPLGSLFPAIQKVRDHLIEQHQYQDRIRLGAAGGLGTPNAIAAAYSLGAAFVVIGSVHQSTVEAGISDYAKQMLGKAQIADITMTPSADMFQMGVKVQVLKRGTMMAPRGAQLYKLYRDYDSIEDIPSATRKQLEATVFRMDLDDVWRQTEGYFEEIDPRQLAKAETDPKYKMALIFRWYLGKSSQWPIQGQADRQVDYQIWCGPAMGAFNDWVAGSFLEAIENRSVDQVALNLMEGAAAVFRSQQLRSFGYDIANRAFLPTPQVLGI; encoded by the coding sequence ATGACCTGCTTTGTCGATTCTCAGTATCAACCTCTACTCGACTTTGGAGGGCCCAGCTCTTCTCTATCACCAGGGTTTCATCGTGAAGCCTGCTCTGTTATTTGGGATCACAACACTAATATGATTGGGATTCTTCCCGTGTCAGAGCCAAAGCTTGGTGATGGGTCCTCTCGTTTGGAGAAGGTGGCAAGTTTACCGCCATCCTTTCCAGAGTGGCTTGGGGATCGCTCGTTTCAGCAGGTGCATGGCACAAGGTTTGCCTATGTCGGTGGTGCGATGGCTCGGGGTATCGCTTCTGCTGACTTAGTGATCAAGCTGGCAAAAATCGGGATGATGGGTTTTTTTGGGGCAGCGGGCTTAAGCCTTTCTGTCGTTGAGCAAGAGATCACAAAAATCAAAGATTCACTTGAGCCTCAAGGCCTGCCTTTCGGTGCGAACCTGATTCATACTCCCGAGCATCCGCAGTTGGAAACCCAAGTTGTGGAACTCTATCTGAAACATGGAGTGAAGAAGGTTTCGGCCTCAGCATTTATGAAGATGACACCTAGCATTGTCTACTACGCTCTTAAAGGCTTGCGCAAGAACGGAGATCAAGTTGAACGAGGCAACCGGGTGTTCGCCAAAGTCTCGCGAACTGAAGTGGCCAGACAATTCTTATCCCCAGCCCCTCAAGCCATCATTGATGACTTGAAGAGGCAAGGATTGATAACTGAGGAAGAAGCTGCATTGGGACGAATGGTACCTGTTGCAGAAGATATAATCGTCGAATCTGATTCCGGCGGACACACTGATAATCGGCCCCTAGGTTCTCTGTTTCCTGCGATTCAAAAAGTTCGAGACCATCTTATTGAACAGCATCAGTATCAAGATAGAATTCGGTTAGGTGCTGCTGGAGGCTTAGGAACTCCAAATGCAATCGCAGCAGCTTATAGCCTCGGAGCTGCCTTTGTAGTCATCGGGTCTGTGCATCAAAGCACCGTGGAAGCTGGTATTTCAGATTATGCCAAACAGATGCTGGGCAAGGCTCAAATCGCCGATATCACCATGACGCCTTCAGCAGACATGTTTCAAATGGGAGTCAAAGTACAAGTCTTAAAGCGAGGAACGATGATGGCTCCTCGTGGCGCGCAGCTCTACAAGCTTTATCGGGACTATGACAGTATCGAGGACATTCCCAGTGCAACCCGAAAGCAACTTGAAGCAACCGTGTTTCGGATGGATCTGGATGATGTTTGGCGTCAGACCGAGGGCTACTTTGAAGAGATTGATCCCAGGCAGCTTGCGAAAGCTGAAACTGATCCCAAATATAAAATGGCACTCATCTTTCGTTGGTACTTAGGTAAGTCGAGCCAATGGCCCATCCAAGGCCAGGCCGACCGCCAAGTGGATTATCAAATATGGTGTGGTCCTGCAATGGGAGCTTTCAATGACTGGGTTGCTGGTAGTTTTCTAGAAGCTATAGAAAATCGGAGTGTCGATCAGGTTGCTCTAAATCTTATGGAAGGTGCAGCAGCCGTATTTCGATCTCAGCAACTTCGTAGCTTTGGATATGATATAGCGAATCGTGCGTTTCTCCCTACACCCCAAGTTTTAGGAATTTGA